The sequence CGAGAGCTCATCACCGCCGCGCCCGCGTACCAGTGGGCCAATGGCAACGTGGCGCTGTCCGCCTTCATCCTCATGGCGGCGCTGGTGCTCTTCTTCTTCCGCGTGGGCCGGGGCTGGCTCGTGGCCAGCTTCCTCTGCTTCTACGCACTCCAGACGGCGCTGCGCGCGTACATCATGCGGCACCACCTGCCGCCCGAGGTGCTGTTCCTCGGCACGCTGGGCGCGCCGTCCTTCTTCATCTTCGTCTTCTACATGCTCACCGACCCGGCCACCTCGCCGGGCGGACGGCGCGGGCAGGTTCTGCTCGCCCTGGCGATAACGCTGGTGGACCTGGTGCTGCACCTGAAGGAGAGCGTCTACACGTTCTTCTACGCGGCCCTCACCTGCGCCACCCTGCGCTTCCTCTTCCTCCATGCGCGCGCGGCGTGGAAGCGCGGTGCGGGAGAGTCCATGAGGCGCCTGCTGTCCTCCGCGTACCTGAAACGCGTGGGGCTGGTGGGCGGGCTCGGCGCCTTCATGGCCGTGGGCTTCACGGTGGCCGCCGCGCCCGGTGTCCGCGCGAAGCCGCTGGCCTTCCACATGGACCGCGTGGACGTGGCGGCGGCGGGGCTCGGCTCCCGCATGGGCCACACATTGGAGGAGTTGGACCCGCGCATCGGACACGTGGCGAAGTGGCTGGTGGCCGTGGGCGACGCGGTGGCCACGGGTGACTATGACGGCGACGGGCGGTTGGACTTGTTCCTCACGCACCCGCTGGCGACTCCCGAGTTTCACGCGGGCCTCTACCGCAACCTCGGTGACTTTCGCTTCGAGCGCGTGCCGGTGCCCGCGCTGGAGCGCTTCGCCACCCGCTACAAGGAAGAGGGCCTCGCGGGCGGCGGCACCTTCGTGGACTGGGATGGAGACGGCGACGCGGACCTCGCGGTGGCGGTGGCCTTCGGGCCGGTGCGCCTGCTGCGCAACACGCTGCGCGAGACAGGCGTCGCGGGCTTCGAGGACGTCACGGAAGCGGCGGGCGTCACGGACCACGCGGTGAGCCTGGGGCTCACGTTCCTCGACTACGACCGCGATGGGCACCTGGACCTCTTCGTCCTCAACGCGATGACGACGTACCTGCCTGACTACTCGCCGCCGGTGCCGCTCAACCTCTTCCGCCTGCCGCAGCCCGAGTACCCCGACGACCGGCGCATGTTCCGCTTCATGCATGACGGCTGGCACAACGCGACGAACGGCGGGCTCAACGCGCTGTACCGGGGCCGGGGCGATGGCACCTTCGAGAAGGTGGACGTGAAGGCGATGGGCCTGGGCGACACGCACTGGTCGCTCGCGGTGAGCACGGTGGACCTCAACCACGATGGGTGGACGGACCTGTACGTCGCCAACGACTTCGGGCCGGACGACGTCTACCTCAACGAGCAGGGACGTCACTTCCGCCGCGTCGCGGGGAAGCTCTTCGGGGAGATTGGGAAGGACACGTACAAGGGCATGAATGCGTCCGTGGCGGACTTCGACCGCAACGGGTGGCTCGACGTGTACGTCTCCAACGTGCACCACTCGCTCCAGGCGGAGGGCAGCCTGCTGTGGATGGTGGGGCCGGGCGAGGACGCCTTCACTCCGGCGTTCCATGACGAGGCCACCTTCCGGGGCGCGCTCAACGAACGGCGCTTCGGCTGGGGCGCGGGGGCGGGGGATTTGGACAACGACGGCTGGCCGGACCTCGTGCAGGCCAATGGCATGGTGGATGATCGGCTCGACGGGCCGCAGTGGCGCATCCCCGAGGGGCAGCGCAAGGACTACTGGTACGTCAATCACAAGCTGATGCAGTCCGGCCCCGAGATGCACACGTACGCGGACAAGTGGGGCGACATCCGCGGGCGCACGCTGTATCCGAACGAGCCCCGGCGCGTGTACCTCAACCTGGGCGAGGAGAACCCCGGACACTTCGTGGACCTGGCTCGCGAGCTGGGGATGGAGGAGCCGGAGAACTCGCGCGGCGTGCTGCTCGCGGACCTGGATGACGATGGCGATCTGGATGCGCTCGTCACCAACCAGCATGCGCCGGTGTCGCTGTATCGGAACACGCTGCGCGGCGCGGCCTCGACGGAGGCGCACTTCGTGGGGCTGACGCTGGTGGGCAACGGCACGGGCACGCACCGGAGCGCGGTGGGGACTCGCGTCGTCCTCTCCTACGTGCAGGACGGGCGGCGCGTGGAGCAGGTGCAGGAGGTGGGGGTGATGGGCGGCTTCTCCGCGTCGTCGGACCCCCGGCTGCACTTCGGCCTGGGGCGCTACTCCGGGCCGGTGAAGGCGGAGGTGCACTGGTACGGCGGCGCGGTGCAGGAGGTGACGCTGGAGGCGGACCGCTACCAGGTGTTGCGGCAGCCTGCGGACGCCTCCGCGCTGCGCGGGAGCGCCACGCCATGATGTCTTCGCTCAAGGGCAGCACGGTGCGGCGCGAGTTGCTCACCGAGGCACAGCGCGCGCAGATGCTGGCGCTGATGCAGCTCTGCTACGCGGGCGTGTCGCCGGAGCGCTTCGCGAAGGATTTGGACGGCAAGCAGTACGTCATCCTCCTGCACGCGCGGCGGGGCGGGGAATTGGTGGGCTTCAGCACGGTGCGCGTGGCGGAGGAGCGCGCGGGGGGGCGGCTGGTGGAGGTGGTGTACTCGGGGGACACGGTCATCCACCCGGACTGGTGGGGACACAAGGTGTTGCAGGTGTGCTTCGGGCGCTTCCTGCTGTCTCGCAAGCTGCGCAACCCGCTGCGCCCGCTGCACTGGCTGCTGTTGAGCGCGGGGTTCAAGACGTACCTGCTCGCGGTGAACTACTTCTGGAGGACGGTGCCTCGGAGGGACTGGACGCCGCCGCCCGGGCGCGAGGACTTCCTCCGCGAGCTGGCCACTCGCTGGTTCGGCGCGCAGTACGACGCGGGGCGGGGCACGCTGCGCTTTCACGGCGCGCACTATCGCGTGCGGGATGGCATTGCGCCCATCGACCGCGCGGCGGCGACGCACCCGCACATCGCCTTCTTCGCCGAGCGCAACCCCGGCCATGTGGATGGCGAGGAGTTGGTGTGTCTGGTGGAGATTCGGTGGTGGGACCTCATGCGGGCACTGGGGCGCAGCGTGTGGGGTCAGCTTCGCGGTTGGGCGCGGCGCGGACTTCGGCAGGTCGGCGTCCGCGTGGGGACGTGAGGCGCGCCGTGGCTGCGTCGTCCGTGTTGCTGGGTGGACTTCACGCCGCTCTGGCTCCTTCTGCGCTGCGCTTCCATCGCGCCCTGCGCGACCCCGAGGCGGCGCAGACGGAGTGTCTGTCTCGCGTGCTGCGGGCTACGGCAGGGAGCCAGCAGGCCGCGCGCATCCCGGGCTTCGAGCGGGTGCGCACCGCTCGGGAGTTCCAGGACGCGGTGCCGATGGTGACGCCCGACAGCGTCGCTCCCGACGTCGAGCGGATTGCCGCCGGTGAGGCCCGGGTCCTCACCCGTGAGCCGGTGATGCGCTTCGAGCCTTCGGGTGGCTCCTCGGGCGCGAGCAAGCTCGTGCCCATGACACAGGGCCTGCTGGACGAGTTCCAGCGCGCCCTGGCCCCCATGCTGTTCGAGTTGCTCCACCACAGGCCCGTGCTCCGCACCGGACCGAGCTACTGGTCCATCTCTCCCATGGGCCGGAAGCAGGGCACGACAGCGGGCGGCATTCCGGTGGGGAGCGTGGAGGACAGTGCGTACTTCGCTCGTGCGCTGCGGCCGCTGCTCTCGCGGGTGTTCGCGGTGCCGGGCGCGGTGGGTGCGCTGCCGGATGTGGAGCGGTGCCGGTACGTGACGTTGTGGCACCTCGTCTCGCGTGAGGACCTGGTACTCATCAGCGTTTGGAATCCGAGCTTCCTCACGCTGCTCATGGACGCGCTGGAGCGGCACGGAGAGCAACTGGCGGAAGACCTGGAGCGGGGCACCTGCCGCCCACCGGATGCGGACGAGGTCCGTGGAGTCCTCGCTCGTATGCGCTTCTCGCCGCGTCCCGAGCGTGCCGCCGCGCTTCGTTCTGCTTTGCGGCACGGACTTGAGGCTCGTGAGCTATGGCCCCGGCTCTCCCTGCTCAGCATGTGGACGGATGCGCAGGCCGCGCACGCCGTGCCCTCCGCGTGCCGGCGCTTCTCCGGCGTGGAGGTGCAGGGCAAGGGACTGCTGGCCACAGAAGGTGTCGTCACCGTGCCGCTCTTCGATGCGCCCGCGCCCGTGCTCGCGGTGCGCAGCCACTTCTTCGAGTTCATCGATGCCGAGCATCCCGACGTGCGTCCACGCCTCGCGCACGAATTGGAGCGAGGCCGCACGTACACGGTGCTGCTCTCCACTTCGGGAGGATTGCTGCGCTACCGGCTCGGAGACCTCGTGCGTGTGGAGGGCTTCCGGCATGCCACGCCCTGCCTGCGCTTCCTCGGGCGCGCGGATGCCGTCTGCGACCTCGTGGGGGAGAAGCTCTCCGCGACACGCGTGGCCGCCGTGCTGGACGCCATGTTGCCTTCCTTCTTTGGCGGCGTGCGGCCCGACTTCGCCATGCTGGCTCCCGAGTGGCAGCCTGGGCCTCCCGCCTATCGGCTCTTTCTCGACACCGCTGCTCCCGACTCGCGCCTTGCCGAGGCAGCCGCTGTGGTGGAACGCGCGCTCCTCGAAGGCCACCACTACCGCTATGCGCGCGAGCTGGGGCAGCTCGGTCCGGTGCTCGCCGTGCGCGTCTCGGAAGGGGTTCGACGCTACGAGGCCCGCTGCATTGCTCTCGGCCAGCGCGCCGGTGACATCAAGCCCATGGACCTGCACCGCCAGCCCGGATGGTCCGCCCACTTCTCCGGAGTCGCCGCATGAGACAGCCTCAGCACCTGCACTTCGTTGAGCCTCCCCGAGCGCCCGAGGTGAACAGGGAGGCAAGGGCCCTCCTCATTCCTGGAGCCGCCGCATGAGACAGCCCCAGCACCTGCACCCCGTCGAGCCAGCTCGCGCTCCCAACGTGGACCTCGAAGCGGAGGCCGACCTCGCCCGCTGTGGCGCACTCAAGGACTACTGGTACGTCGCCTGTCTCTCCACGGAGCTGAAGGCGGGTGCCCCGCTCGCGCGCACCCTCTTCGGCACGGGCGTGGTCCTCTTCCGCGACGCTCATGGCCGGCCCACCGCCCTGCGCGACCGGTGCCTGCATCGCAACGCGCGGCTGTCGCGCGGAGCCGTGTTCGATGGGCGGCTCGGCTGCCCGTACCATGGCTGGGTCTACGACGCGTCCGGCGCGGTGGTGGAGGTCCCCTCGCTCGGGCCTTCGCAGCGCAGTGAGTTGCTGGACGCGGACGCCTGCGCGCGCGAGGGCCTCCAGCCGGAGCCCTGCAAGCTGGGCCAGCTCCAGCACTTCCCCACGGTGGAGCAGGACGGGCTCGTCTTCGTCTTCATGGGCGGCCCCGACGCCTCGCGTGCCCGCGCCGAGCCGTTCCGCGTCCCCTACTGGGGACATGCCGGGTGGACCGTCTACTTCATGGTGACGCGCTTCCCGAACGGCGTGACGAACCTCGTCGAGAACTTCATGGACGTGCCGCACACGCTCTTCGTCCATCCAGGCTGGTTCCGGAAGCCGGCGAGCAAGCGCGTCCCCGCGACGGTGCGGCGCACGGCGGGCAGCGTGCTGGTGACGTACAAGCAGGAGCAGGACACCGTCACGGGCCTCGGCCGCCTCTTCAATCCGAGCGGCCTGCCGCTGCTCCACACGGACAAGTACTACGTGCCCAACGTCACCCGCGTGGACTACCTGTGGGGCGACCACGGCTTCGTCATCAACTCGCAGTGCACGCCCGTCGGCCCCACGGACAGCCTCGTCTACACGGCCATCAGCTATCGGCTCCCGGTGGACGTGCCCGGCGCGCTGGTGGGGCGGGCGCTCAAGCCGCTGGTGCGCTGGTACACGCGGCAGGTCATCCAGCAGGACGTGGTCATCATGGGCATCCAGCGCGAGGGGCTGCTCGACGGGCCCGGTGGCGGCGTCTACTCCGGCACCGAGGCGGACCTGCACCACGCCGACATCGAGGCCTACCGCTGCTGGCTGCGAGAGGGCGGCCACGGCGCCGGCCCCGAGGAGGCCGAGCGCGAGATGGCCTTCTGGATATGAGCGGGGGCGGGCTGCGCGGTTGAGCTGGAGCGGATGAAGGAGCACCTGCTCCAGGTTCCAGGAGCCACGAGCATCAGTCCCGACGCGCGGGTGCTACGCGAGCCACGAAGCTCATCCGTCCGTGGCTCACTGAAGTGACTCACCCGCGCCGGGAGTCATAGGCCGAGTGGCCATGCGTCGAGTGCTCACGCTCCCAGCGCTCACGCTCCCGCCGCTCCTTGCGCTCGCGCTCCGCGCGCTCCCGCTCCAGGCGGGCCAGGCGCTCGCGCTCCACACGCTCCCGCTCGATACGAGCCAGGCGCTCGCGCTCCGCACGCTCGCGCTCGATACGAGCCAACCGCTCCCGCTCCCGCTCCTGATGCTCGCGCTCGATGCGGGCCTGCCGCTCCCGCTCCTGCCGTTCCCGCTCCTGCCGTTCCCGCTCGGCCCGCTCGCGCTCCACGCGGCCGCTCGGGTTCGGCTCGCCCACCCGGATGCTGGAGGCCTCGTGCACGTTCTGGGCGAGCACCGGACTCCCGACGGACATCGCGAGCACCACGAACACCCGAATCAGCTTCGCCTTCATGACGGCCTCCAGTCTCAGCGGCGTCGTTGCCGCGTTCTGTCCGTTCGGACGGGAGACCCAAGGAACGATTCTTCCGACGTCCATTTCCGTTCATTACGGCGCCGCGTCACATCCGACCCCCAATCCCATATCAGCGAAAAATCGGGGTCCGGAGGCCACACATCATTGGAGCATTCTCGCTCCACGGGGAAAAACGACGTAAATAACATTTACGAAATGAGGGCTACACCCCTCGAAAGCACACCCTCAGCAAGCAACGAAACACTTTGAAACAAAAATCACGCACTCAGGGTTTGAAATCCCTATTCCAGTTGTGTCACGAATAGCGGGCCTTTCTCCCTGGAGGTATTTCGTTGGCTATTCGAGTCTTGAAGAAGTTTGGCGCGGCATGGCTGGGGCTGACTCTCGCGGCGTGCGGCACGGTCGACCCCTCGGCCGGTGACGACGCGCAGTCGGGGGTGAAGGGGGGGGAGGACATCCAGGCGTCGCTGGGCGTCCTCAAGAACGCGGGTGTCGCGGACGTCCACGAGGACGGCATCCCGTCGACGATTCGCGGTGAGCTCGGTCACGTCGAGCGCTCTCTGTCCGCGATGAGCGTGGGCGAGATGGCGCTGGCGGCCGCGCCGACGCTGTCGGCGGTTGCGCCGGTGTTCCGCCTGAACGCGGAGGACATGTACCTGCGCAGCGTCCGCACGGACGAGCAGGGCAACCAGCACCTGCGCTACTCGCAGACGAAGAACGGCCTGCCCGTGGTCAACGGCGAGCTCGCCGTCCACGTGCGCCCCAACGGCACGGTGTACCTCGCCAACGGTTCCGCCCGTGACGGCGTGAACCTGCCCGCGAAGGCCGCCCTGGCCTCCAACGCGGCGGAGATTGCCGCGGTGCGCGCCACCGCCGGCGGCGCCAACGCCTCGGGCACGCGCCTGGTGTACGTGCGCGACAACGACAGCAAGCTGCACCTCGCCTATGAGGTGACGGTGACCGGCCAGGCGGACGGCATGCCGGTGCGCGACCTGGTCTACGTGGACGCCCTCAACGGCGCCGTGGCCGCTCGCTTCCCGCAGATCCACACCGCCCTGAACCGCAAGGTGTACTCGGCCAACAACGGCACGACCACCCCGGGCACCCTGAAGCGCAGCGAGGGTGGCGCGGCCACCGGTGACGCCCACGTCGACATCAACTACGACATGCTGGGCTTCACCTACAACTGCTACAAGACGCTGTTCAACCGTGACTCCCTCAACAACGCGGGCGCCACGCTCATCAGCTCCGTGCACTACAGCACCAACTACGTGAACGCCTACTGGGACGGCACGCAGATGGTGTACGGCGACGGCGACGGCGTGAACTCCGGCCAGCTGGGCCGCGACGCCGACGTGACGGTCCACGAGCTGACCCACGCCGTGACGGAGAACGAGTCCAACCTCACCTACTCCGGTCAGTCCGGCGGCCTGAACGAGGCCATGTCCGACACCTTCGCCGCCATCTGCGAGAGCTGGGCGACGGGCACCTGGAGCACCTCGGCCGACATCTGGATGATTGGCGAGGACATCTGGACCCCCGGCACCGCCGGCGACGCGCTCCGCTACATGGATGACCCGGCCAAGGACGGCGCGTCCAAGGACTGGGCGGCCAACGTGACGTCTTCCACGGACGTGCACTACAGCTCGGGCGTGCCCAACCTGGCCTTCGCGCTGCTCTCCAAGGGTGGCGTGCACCCGCGCGGCCGTTCCTCCATCAACGTGCCGGCCATCGGCGTCGAGAAGGCCGCCCGCATCTGGTACAAGGCCAACACCGACCTCTACACGGCCTCCACCACCTTCGCGAACGCGAAGACCTGGACCATCCAGGCCGCTGCTGACCTGGGCTACGACACCGCCACGCAGGACGCCGTGAAGGCCGCGTGGGAGGCCGTGG comes from Pyxidicoccus parkwaysis and encodes:
- a CDS encoding FG-GAP-like repeat-containing protein — encoded protein: MSAGPGANLAAQVYAPLHTTPRVERWGWTWPRWNDARLPFAALLTLYGVLGFTFFGFNRSPWQMLTIVVTGCALDMALGWLLARRREVPLSAYISCCSLALLLNYSHSSWLLFLPVWLAIGSKYVLTFEGKHVFNPSMFGVALSLLLTRELITAAPAYQWANGNVALSAFILMAALVLFFFRVGRGWLVASFLCFYALQTALRAYIMRHHLPPEVLFLGTLGAPSFFIFVFYMLTDPATSPGGRRGQVLLALAITLVDLVLHLKESVYTFFYAALTCATLRFLFLHARAAWKRGAGESMRRLLSSAYLKRVGLVGGLGAFMAVGFTVAAAPGVRAKPLAFHMDRVDVAAAGLGSRMGHTLEELDPRIGHVAKWLVAVGDAVATGDYDGDGRLDLFLTHPLATPEFHAGLYRNLGDFRFERVPVPALERFATRYKEEGLAGGGTFVDWDGDGDADLAVAVAFGPVRLLRNTLRETGVAGFEDVTEAAGVTDHAVSLGLTFLDYDRDGHLDLFVLNAMTTYLPDYSPPVPLNLFRLPQPEYPDDRRMFRFMHDGWHNATNGGLNALYRGRGDGTFEKVDVKAMGLGDTHWSLAVSTVDLNHDGWTDLYVANDFGPDDVYLNEQGRHFRRVAGKLFGEIGKDTYKGMNASVADFDRNGWLDVYVSNVHHSLQAEGSLLWMVGPGEDAFTPAFHDEATFRGALNERRFGWGAGAGDLDNDGWPDLVQANGMVDDRLDGPQWRIPEGQRKDYWYVNHKLMQSGPEMHTYADKWGDIRGRTLYPNEPRRVYLNLGEENPGHFVDLARELGMEEPENSRGVLLADLDDDGDLDALVTNQHAPVSLYRNTLRGAASTEAHFVGLTLVGNGTGTHRSAVGTRVVLSYVQDGRRVEQVQEVGVMGGFSASSDPRLHFGLGRYSGPVKAEVHWYGGAVQEVTLEADRYQVLRQPADASALRGSATP
- a CDS encoding GH3 auxin-responsive promoter family protein translates to MAASSVLLGGLHAALAPSALRFHRALRDPEAAQTECLSRVLRATAGSQQAARIPGFERVRTAREFQDAVPMVTPDSVAPDVERIAAGEARVLTREPVMRFEPSGGSSGASKLVPMTQGLLDEFQRALAPMLFELLHHRPVLRTGPSYWSISPMGRKQGTTAGGIPVGSVEDSAYFARALRPLLSRVFAVPGAVGALPDVERCRYVTLWHLVSREDLVLISVWNPSFLTLLMDALERHGEQLAEDLERGTCRPPDADEVRGVLARMRFSPRPERAAALRSALRHGLEARELWPRLSLLSMWTDAQAAHAVPSACRRFSGVEVQGKGLLATEGVVTVPLFDAPAPVLAVRSHFFEFIDAEHPDVRPRLAHELERGRTYTVLLSTSGGLLRYRLGDLVRVEGFRHATPCLRFLGRADAVCDLVGEKLSATRVAAVLDAMLPSFFGGVRPDFAMLAPEWQPGPPAYRLFLDTAAPDSRLAEAAAVVERALLEGHHYRYARELGQLGPVLAVRVSEGVRRYEARCIALGQRAGDIKPMDLHRQPGWSAHFSGVAA
- a CDS encoding aromatic ring-hydroxylating oxygenase subunit alpha, with translation MRQPQHLHPVEPARAPNVDLEAEADLARCGALKDYWYVACLSTELKAGAPLARTLFGTGVVLFRDAHGRPTALRDRCLHRNARLSRGAVFDGRLGCPYHGWVYDASGAVVEVPSLGPSQRSELLDADACAREGLQPEPCKLGQLQHFPTVEQDGLVFVFMGGPDASRARAEPFRVPYWGHAGWTVYFMVTRFPNGVTNLVENFMDVPHTLFVHPGWFRKPASKRVPATVRRTAGSVLVTYKQEQDTVTGLGRLFNPSGLPLLHTDKYYVPNVTRVDYLWGDHGFVINSQCTPVGPTDSLVYTAISYRLPVDVPGALVGRALKPLVRWYTRQVIQQDVVIMGIQREGLLDGPGGGVYSGTEADLHHADIEAYRCWLREGGHGAGPEEAEREMAFWI
- a CDS encoding M4 family metallopeptidase, whose product is MAIRVLKKFGAAWLGLTLAACGTVDPSAGDDAQSGVKGGEDIQASLGVLKNAGVADVHEDGIPSTIRGELGHVERSLSAMSVGEMALAAAPTLSAVAPVFRLNAEDMYLRSVRTDEQGNQHLRYSQTKNGLPVVNGELAVHVRPNGTVYLANGSARDGVNLPAKAALASNAAEIAAVRATAGGANASGTRLVYVRDNDSKLHLAYEVTVTGQADGMPVRDLVYVDALNGAVAARFPQIHTALNRKVYSANNGTTTPGTLKRSEGGAATGDAHVDINYDMLGFTYNCYKTLFNRDSLNNAGATLISSVHYSTNYVNAYWDGTQMVYGDGDGVNSGQLGRDADVTVHELTHAVTENESNLTYSGQSGGLNEAMSDTFAAICESWATGTWSTSADIWMIGEDIWTPGTAGDALRYMDDPAKDGASKDWAANVTSSTDVHYSSGVPNLAFALLSKGGVHPRGRSSINVPAIGVEKAARIWYKANTDLYTASTTFANAKTWTIQAAADLGYDTATQDAVKAAWEAVGVGVTTPPPTTTPLTNNVAVTGIGDSTGNSKYYTLVVPSGATTLKFTTSGGTGDVDLYVRFGAAPDSSTYDCRPYASGNAETCTITNIQAGTYYVMLNAYSTYSGVTLLGAYTTGGGGGTVLTRGVPVTGLSGASGSVSANYTLAVPANTAATISISGGTGDADLYVRFGSAPTTTTYDCRPYKSGNAESCTITKTTAGTYYVNIRGYSAYSGVTLLGNY